A region of Streptomyces sp. NBC_01750 DNA encodes the following proteins:
- a CDS encoding HTTM domain-containing protein, translating into MERTEQALATPTTSRRTTEPAAVRTPQRVPERVHAFLVLLTERPVSLYAAAVLRIGYGLLYLAFLLREFPHRDEMWGPGSPWTPALARQMLDQSGWFSVLTLSDSRVYFEVCYAVALVTCALFLLGWRTRAVSVLFAVVVVSFHAKAIFMADGGDNLMVLMAVYLVFTASGRRWSLDARRTRLRASVGKTAGPRGGGLRHQLGDTRDILTTVLHNCGMFVIAVQVCFLYGCAGLYKVQGPSWGNGTALHYVLNIDLFRPWPGLSQMIDGHHVLIAVAGYLTVLVQVAFPFVLFGRLKYPVLIVLLGMHVNIAVLMGLPLFSGAMIVADAAFLPDRFYRSLGRLWQRAPRPPGVTGAGASPGSAHAAVPPQPRPAG; encoded by the coding sequence ATGGAACGGACTGAGCAGGCACTCGCCACGCCCACAACGTCCCGACGCACCACCGAGCCGGCGGCCGTACGCACGCCGCAGCGCGTACCCGAGAGGGTCCATGCGTTCCTCGTCCTCCTGACCGAGCGGCCGGTCTCCCTGTATGCGGCAGCGGTGCTGCGCATCGGGTACGGGCTGCTCTATCTCGCTTTCCTGCTCCGCGAGTTTCCGCACCGCGACGAGATGTGGGGCCCCGGTTCACCGTGGACGCCCGCGCTGGCCAGACAGATGCTCGACCAGAGCGGGTGGTTCAGCGTCCTCACCCTGTCCGACAGCCGGGTGTACTTCGAGGTCTGCTACGCCGTGGCTCTCGTCACGTGTGCGCTGTTCTTGCTGGGCTGGCGGACCCGGGCGGTGTCCGTGCTGTTCGCGGTCGTGGTGGTGTCGTTCCACGCCAAAGCGATCTTCATGGCGGACGGCGGGGACAATCTCATGGTCCTCATGGCCGTCTACCTCGTCTTCACCGCATCCGGCCGGCGCTGGTCCCTCGACGCGCGCAGGACCCGGCTCCGAGCGTCGGTGGGCAAGACGGCAGGCCCGCGCGGCGGCGGTCTCCGGCACCAACTCGGCGACACCCGCGATATCTTGACCACCGTGCTGCACAACTGCGGCATGTTCGTCATCGCCGTCCAGGTCTGTTTCCTCTACGGGTGCGCGGGCCTGTACAAGGTGCAGGGCCCCAGTTGGGGCAACGGCACCGCCCTCCACTACGTCCTGAACATCGACCTGTTCCGGCCCTGGCCGGGTCTGTCCCAGATGATCGACGGCCATCACGTGCTGATCGCCGTCGCCGGCTACCTGACGGTGCTGGTGCAGGTCGCCTTTCCGTTCGTTCTGTTCGGCAGGCTCAAATACCCCGTCCTGATCGTTCTCCTGGGCATGCACGTGAATATCGCGGTGCTCATGGGACTGCCGCTCTTCTCCGGCGCGATGATCGTCGCCGATGCCGCGTTCCTGCCTGACCGCTTCTACCGCTCCCTGGGACGCCTGTGGCAGCGCGCCCCCCGTCCCCCAGGTGTCACGGGAGCGGGAGCCTCGCCCGGATCAGCACACGCCGCGGTACCGCCGCAACCCCGGCCCGCTGGTTGA